The Mesotoga sp. UBA6090 genomic interval AACGCGGTCATAATGATGGGGGCAGTTCTCAATGTCGGTGCAGTGATTGGCAAAGGAACCATGATAGATATGAACGTAGTAGTCGGAGGCAGGGCAATAATTGGAGCCGATTGTCACATTGGAGCGGGAGCCGTTGTTGCTGGCGTTGTGGAGCCTCCTAGCGCGACACCAGTAATAATAGAAGACAATGTGCTTGTAGGAGCGAATGCGGTAGTCCTCGAAGGGGTGAGGATTGGAACGAATTCCGTTATAGGGGCCGGTGCAGTGGTAACGAAGGATGTTCCGCCTTTCTCGGTTGCTGCAGGAATGCCCGCGAAAGTCATAAAACAGTTCGACGAGAAGACGGCAAGCAAGACGAATCTCGTCAAAGAACTCCGTGAGATAAAGGAGAACTAGATGCTCGTTCAAAAGTACGGAGGGTCTTCGGTCGCTAATGCCGAGAGAATTAGGAACGTTGCAGAGAGAATCAAAGTACGCGTCGATTCTGGCGAGAAGGTGATTGTGGTAGTCTCTGCAATGGGAAAGACTACGAACGACCTGATTTCTCTTGCCGAAGACCTCTCTGAGGAACCGGATCCTAGAGAACTGGCGATGCTGCTTTCTACCGGCGAACAGATATCTGCTGCCCTCCTTTCTATGGTTCTTATAGGAATGGGTGTGAAATCAATCTCTCACAACGCTTTACAGCTTGACATAACGACTGTTGGAGATTTCGACAATGCAAGAATCGCAGACCTGAATCTCGACAAGATCTACACCGAGCTTGAGGATCATGACGTGATAGTAGTCACCGGCTTTCAAGGCGTCGATACTGAGGGAAATCTCACCACTTTAGGACGCGGGGGCTCGGATACATCTGCAGTCGCCATTGCGGCCAAGGCAGGGGTCCCCTGCGAGATATTCAGCGACGTAGCAGGCGTATATACTTGCGATCCCAAGTTTCACAAAGATGCTA includes:
- the dapD gene encoding 2,3,4,5-tetrahydropyridine-2,6-dicarboxylate N-acetyltransferase; its protein translation is MDSEMIIKMIRNSKKKTPAICHICGDLADLSTAGVEFVGGKDFGILFGDLKDISGVIEANRDKIAGHHIEIRARNSALPLADLTRYRARIEPGAIIRDLVEIGDNAVIMMGAVLNVGAVIGKGTMIDMNVVVGGRAIIGADCHIGAGAVVAGVVEPPSATPVIIEDNVLVGANAVVLEGVRIGTNSVIGAGAVVTKDVPPFSVAAGMPAKVIKQFDEKTASKTNLVKELREIKEN